A window of Chitinophaga sp. MM2321 contains these coding sequences:
- a CDS encoding DUF4230 domain-containing protein, producing the protein MKRIISIVLLLLLAILIFWLGKRFGSTDISQQVISNSTIVKEIAELASLDVQGTASIKRSNIENSGGWTDNLKKAFLENTVWVAIPYQAKFGVNIDNKLFKVEMTKQQIILHLPAPQLLSYELKMDRMETSNRKGWLLSQDDETYTEVQKKLYQTSRSQLENNAIYIEQSKEKIRKVMTQYYAPFLKDRTLEIKFDGAAAVPPLN; encoded by the coding sequence ATGAAAAGAATTATTTCTATCGTACTGTTGCTCTTGCTGGCCATCCTCATTTTCTGGCTGGGCAAACGTTTTGGCAGTACGGATATAAGTCAGCAGGTAATTTCCAACAGCACTATTGTAAAAGAAATTGCTGAACTGGCTAGTCTTGATGTACAGGGAACGGCGAGCATCAAACGCAGCAATATTGAAAACAGCGGAGGCTGGACAGATAACCTGAAGAAAGCTTTCCTGGAAAATACGGTCTGGGTGGCGATTCCCTACCAGGCTAAATTCGGGGTGAATATTGACAATAAATTATTTAAAGTGGAGATGACAAAGCAACAGATCATCCTTCACCTGCCCGCACCACAACTGCTCAGTTACGAATTGAAAATGGACAGGATGGAAACTTCCAACCGCAAGGGATGGCTGCTTTCCCAGGATGACGAAACCTATACAGAAGTACAAAAGAAACTATACCAGACTTCCCGCTCCCAACTGGAAAACAACGCTATTTATATTGAGCAATCCAAAGAGAAAATAAGGAAGGTAATGACGCAATACTATGCTCCCTTTCTGAAAGACCGTACCCTGGAAATCAAATTTGATGGTGCTGCTGCGGTACCGCCACTGAACTGA
- a CDS encoding GNAT family N-acetyltransferase yields the protein MAIMIAKKEDYYISTDKSKLDISVIHDFLANESYWAQKIPRSVVEKSVEGSMCFGIYHQDQQVGFARVITDCAVFAYLADVFVINSHRGKGLSKFLLETILSHPDLQGLRKWLLGTADAHKLYRKFGFTEIPNPERFMHIANANPYT from the coding sequence ATGGCAATAATGATAGCAAAGAAAGAAGATTATTACATCTCTACAGATAAATCAAAACTTGATATCAGCGTCATTCATGACTTTCTGGCCAATGAATCCTATTGGGCACAAAAAATCCCCCGCAGCGTAGTAGAAAAATCGGTGGAGGGATCTATGTGTTTTGGTATTTATCACCAGGATCAACAGGTGGGGTTTGCGCGGGTAATAACTGATTGCGCCGTTTTCGCCTACCTGGCGGACGTGTTTGTTATCAACAGTCACAGAGGAAAGGGCTTATCAAAATTCCTGCTGGAAACCATCCTCTCACATCCTGATCTCCAGGGGCTGAGAAAGTGGCTGTTGGGTACTGCCGATGCACATAAACTTTACCGGAAATTTGGTTTTACTGAAATCCCGAATCCGGAAAGATTTATGCACATTGCTAACGCCAACCCATATACGTAA
- a CDS encoding helix-turn-helix domain-containing protein, with amino-acid sequence MNFYIYHPEDALRPFVKQYYYWEDNSSGLIQLPQHLFALGDQYMVFIQQGEAAVKPVNHAGFTLPQNAVIGHFTCACHLQVKGPVKMVIVQLNAYGCYRFLGMNMQSFTNYYRNLAANENPLWMQLSQQLEQIQQPADIISILNNTYQQAMVQHHHPLKQVNEMVDYLLANHGNVSPEELSHAFQLSRPTMERIFTSVTGLPPQLYARMVRYKTALRSLQQLNLSQWQANLAKTAYYSQAMFIKDYLEFNGETPSYFARSGAATIAHMPVPGLQQVAVAS; translated from the coding sequence ATGAATTTCTACATCTACCACCCTGAGGATGCATTACGTCCATTCGTAAAGCAATATTATTATTGGGAAGATAATTCCAGCGGCCTGATTCAGCTACCGCAACATCTTTTTGCTTTAGGCGATCAGTACATGGTATTTATCCAACAGGGAGAAGCCGCCGTGAAACCGGTAAATCATGCAGGCTTTACCTTGCCGCAGAATGCAGTGATCGGGCATTTTACCTGTGCCTGTCATTTGCAGGTGAAGGGACCCGTTAAAATGGTGATCGTACAATTAAATGCATATGGTTGCTATCGCTTTCTCGGCATGAATATGCAGTCCTTTACCAATTACTACCGCAACCTGGCAGCAAATGAAAACCCGCTCTGGATGCAGTTATCACAACAACTGGAACAAATTCAGCAACCTGCTGATATCATTTCAATACTCAACAACACTTATCAACAAGCCATGGTGCAGCACCATCATCCACTGAAACAGGTGAATGAAATGGTAGATTACCTGCTGGCCAACCATGGGAATGTAAGCCCCGAGGAATTGTCGCACGCTTTCCAGCTATCCAGGCCCACGATGGAACGTATTTTCACCTCCGTAACAGGACTGCCTCCACAGTTGTATGCACGTATGGTACGTTATAAAACGGCCCTGCGCTCGCTGCAACAGCTGAATTTATCGCAGTGGCAGGCCAATCTCGCAAAAACAGCCTATTATAGTCAGGCTATGTTTATAAAAGATTACCTGGAATTCAATGGAGAAACACCTTCTTACTTTGCCCGTTCCGGCGCCGCCACCATTGCACATATGCCGGTACCCGGCCTGCAACAGGTAGCAGTAGCCAGTTAA
- a CDS encoding prolyl oligopeptidase family serine peptidase, with amino-acid sequence MRTTFLAFSLLGATSFAYAQQPAKKPLDHSVYDSWQSIGTKLISNNGQWVVYTVIPQEGDGSLVIYDRKTSQSLAVPRGSSPVITQDSRYVVFSIKPLFKDTREARIKKKKTAEMPKDSMGIVALDSKDVLKFPAVKSFKTPAKGSGLLAYLLEKPVADSTQKNTADDGKNIPADSGSGTLVIRQLGTGAQDSVKNVTEFTFSKPGNSLLIEITSDKKDPLSRSGVLLWHTAARKADTLSRGYGGYKQFAFDEKGAQAAYFGIRDSSKAAQQNYQLLYFKPGQDSAYIAADKTSSGIPSGWSISANSLIYFSKDGQRLFFGTAPVLPVKDTSIVDFEVAKVDIWHYKDDFLQPMQLKNADKELKRSYAAVYYPASGRVLQLGDKDLENVVVPAEGNGDYALGYTDKGERIPLQWVGRTLKTAYLINLNDGTRQKIKDKLDGFYFISPAGKYIGWYDLVNRQWFTYENATGTVMNISKGIPTPVFDEEDDHPDVPDAYGLAGWLENDRFAYIYDRYDIWQVDPTGKSAPQAITGGIGRKEKICFRHLKLDAEEKFFRPGETLLLSAFQDTTKYNGYYTMRLAGKKGKAVLPRQNVLGPNSYTDLLKARDASAYTFTKASYELSPDVYTGAQIDQAVKISSTNPQQQGYNWGTASLYKWTSFSGKPAEGILYKPENFDSTKQYPVIFYFYEKLTDGLYNYQPPAPTPSRLNISFFVSRGYLVLAPDISYENGYPGKSAYDYVVSAAEHLAKQPWVDGKNMGIQGQSWGGYQVAYLITQTNIFKAAWAGAPVANMTSAYGGIRWESGMNRQFQYEHSQSRIGATLWEKPELYIENSPLFNLPRVNTPVAIMANDADGAVPWYQGIEMFTGLRRLGKPVWLLNYNNEAHNLVQRQNRKDIQRREQQFFDHYLKGAPAPQWMETGVPATEKGINWGWKTE; translated from the coding sequence ATGAGAACAACGTTTCTGGCCTTCTCCCTGCTGGGGGCCACCTCTTTTGCTTATGCGCAACAACCGGCAAAAAAACCGCTGGATCACAGTGTGTATGATAGCTGGCAGAGTATTGGTACAAAACTGATCAGCAACAACGGACAATGGGTGGTATACACCGTTATACCACAGGAAGGCGATGGCAGCCTCGTGATTTATGACCGTAAAACATCGCAGTCATTGGCAGTGCCGCGTGGCAGCAGCCCGGTGATCACACAGGACTCCCGTTATGTGGTGTTCAGTATTAAACCGCTTTTTAAAGATACCCGGGAAGCGAGAATCAAAAAGAAAAAAACTGCCGAAATGCCCAAAGACTCTATGGGCATTGTAGCACTGGATAGTAAAGATGTACTGAAATTCCCTGCCGTAAAATCATTTAAAACACCTGCCAAAGGCAGCGGCTTACTCGCTTACCTGCTGGAAAAGCCGGTAGCTGACAGCACCCAAAAAAATACGGCAGACGATGGCAAAAATATACCTGCCGACTCAGGAAGCGGTACCCTCGTCATCCGTCAGCTGGGCACAGGCGCACAGGACTCCGTAAAAAATGTAACGGAATTTACTTTCAGTAAACCTGGCAACAGTTTGCTGATTGAAATCACTTCCGATAAAAAAGATCCCTTATCCCGCAGTGGTGTACTGCTATGGCATACTGCTGCCCGTAAAGCGGATACGCTGAGCCGCGGCTATGGCGGATATAAACAGTTTGCCTTTGATGAAAAAGGAGCGCAGGCAGCTTACTTTGGTATACGCGACAGCTCCAAAGCCGCACAACAAAATTACCAACTCCTCTACTTTAAACCGGGACAGGACAGCGCCTACATCGCAGCAGATAAAACCAGCAGCGGTATCCCTTCCGGCTGGAGTATCAGCGCCAACAGCCTGATCTATTTCAGTAAAGACGGGCAACGTTTGTTCTTCGGCACCGCGCCGGTATTGCCCGTAAAGGATACCAGCATCGTTGACTTTGAAGTAGCTAAAGTAGATATCTGGCATTATAAAGATGATTTCCTGCAGCCCATGCAATTAAAAAATGCAGATAAAGAGCTGAAGAGAAGTTATGCTGCTGTATACTACCCTGCATCCGGGCGGGTATTGCAATTGGGCGACAAAGACCTTGAAAATGTAGTAGTCCCCGCAGAAGGCAATGGCGACTACGCCCTCGGCTATACGGATAAAGGCGAACGCATACCGCTGCAATGGGTAGGGCGCACACTGAAAACCGCCTATCTCATCAACCTGAACGACGGTACCCGTCAGAAAATAAAAGACAAACTGGATGGATTTTATTTCATCTCTCCTGCCGGTAAATACATCGGCTGGTATGACCTGGTAAACAGGCAGTGGTTCACCTACGAAAATGCTACCGGCACGGTGATGAATATCAGCAAAGGTATTCCTACACCGGTATTTGATGAGGAAGATGATCACCCGGATGTACCCGATGCATATGGCCTCGCCGGATGGCTTGAAAATGACCGGTTTGCGTATATCTATGACCGTTATGATATCTGGCAGGTAGACCCTACCGGAAAATCAGCGCCGCAGGCAATTACAGGTGGCATCGGCCGTAAAGAAAAAATCTGTTTCCGGCACCTGAAACTGGATGCAGAAGAGAAATTCTTCCGCCCCGGTGAAACCCTGCTGCTCAGTGCATTCCAGGACACCACAAAATACAACGGCTATTACACCATGCGGCTGGCAGGTAAAAAAGGAAAGGCGGTATTGCCCAGGCAAAATGTACTGGGACCCAACAGTTACACGGACCTGCTAAAAGCCAGAGATGCATCCGCATATACTTTTACCAAGGCCAGCTATGAGCTGTCGCCGGATGTTTATACCGGCGCACAGATCGATCAGGCAGTGAAGATCAGCAGTACCAATCCGCAGCAACAGGGTTACAATTGGGGAACCGCTTCACTTTATAAATGGACTTCTTTTAGTGGAAAGCCGGCGGAGGGAATCCTCTATAAGCCGGAAAACTTCGACTCCACCAAACAATATCCGGTCATCTTTTATTTCTATGAAAAATTAACGGATGGTCTTTATAATTATCAGCCGCCGGCGCCCACGCCTTCCAGGCTTAACATCTCTTTCTTTGTAAGCCGCGGATACCTGGTGCTGGCACCCGATATCAGTTATGAAAATGGTTATCCGGGTAAGAGTGCCTACGATTATGTCGTGAGTGCAGCAGAACACCTGGCAAAACAACCCTGGGTAGATGGTAAGAATATGGGTATCCAGGGTCAGAGCTGGGGCGGCTACCAGGTAGCTTATCTTATTACACAGACCAACATCTTCAAAGCTGCGTGGGCCGGGGCGCCTGTGGCCAATATGACCAGTGCTTACGGCGGTATCCGTTGGGAAAGCGGGATGAACAGACAGTTCCAGTATGAGCATTCACAAAGCCGTATCGGCGCCACGCTGTGGGAGAAACCGGAACTGTATATTGAAAACTCTCCGCTCTTTAACCTCCCGCGTGTAAATACGCCGGTAGCTATTATGGCCAATGATGCAGATGGTGCAGTTCCCTGGTACCAGGGCATTGAAATGTTTACCGGCTTACGTCGTTTAGGCAAGCCCGTATGGTTGCTGAATTACAACAACGAAGCGCATAACCTGGTACAACGGCAGAACCGCAAGGATATCCAGCGCAGGGAACAGCAGTTCTTTGATCATTACCTCAAAGGCGCACCTGCTCCTCAATGGATGGAGACCGGTGTTCCCGCCACCGAGAAAGGGATTAACTGGGGCTGGAAAACAGAATAA
- a CDS encoding RagB/SusD family nutrient uptake outer membrane protein, which produces MKKRIYLPVILAFLLANAGCKKYVEKGLLDQFDDNTFWRSEDNIRLYTWPFYEAFAGYGNGNGFGDFYFSSFSDDQASPSFQKFTQNVPASAASWSFTDVRKANIMLERIDAVPISDEAKNHWKGVARFFRALTYFARVKDYGDVPWLGRSMDISDTSYIYKSRDPRTVVMDSVLADLDFATTNIRVSDQANTINRYVALALKSRICLYEGTWRKYHTALQLPGAAKFLLAAKEASEQLMAGPYALNADYKTTYNSIDLAGNTEVMLYKKYLPGYLTHSLIGYLTSSTPMSGPNKSAIDAYLCSDGLPIGLSPLYKGDDNLANTRTNRDYRLQETIDTVLCYIGNLVSGRTSSTGYRPAKFLQPAVANALAPYNDTDAPIFWLAEVLLNYAEASAELNDMGQYAFAQGDLDKSINLLRVRAKLPPLQYQGAQQVAVNGAVYVDPKKDAAVPSLIWEIRRERRTELMFDGFRFQDLMRWAKGSYMNTTNPDISRGAKVPDNGAVIRDADGYITPYTPATNNRTFADPKNYLQPVPSGQISLYPGGNLAQNPEW; this is translated from the coding sequence ATGAAAAAGCGTATATACTTACCCGTTATATTGGCATTTCTGCTGGCAAATGCCGGCTGCAAAAAATACGTAGAGAAAGGATTGCTCGATCAGTTTGATGATAACACTTTCTGGCGTTCGGAAGATAACATCCGCCTCTACACCTGGCCCTTTTATGAAGCATTTGCCGGTTATGGAAACGGTAATGGTTTCGGTGATTTTTATTTCTCTTCCTTCTCCGACGATCAGGCCAGTCCTTCGTTTCAGAAATTCACCCAAAACGTTCCGGCCAGTGCCGCTTCCTGGAGTTTTACAGATGTCCGCAAAGCCAACATCATGCTGGAAAGGATCGATGCGGTACCGATTTCTGATGAAGCCAAAAATCACTGGAAAGGGGTAGCCCGGTTCTTCCGCGCCCTCACCTACTTCGCCCGCGTAAAAGATTACGGCGATGTTCCCTGGCTGGGAAGATCCATGGATATCAGCGATACCAGCTACATCTATAAATCACGCGACCCGCGCACCGTTGTCATGGATAGCGTGCTGGCAGATCTCGACTTTGCAACCACCAACATCCGTGTCAGTGACCAGGCCAATACCATCAACCGTTATGTAGCTCTGGCCCTCAAGTCACGTATATGCCTATACGAAGGTACCTGGCGGAAATACCATACCGCCCTTCAGTTACCGGGTGCCGCCAAATTTCTCCTCGCTGCCAAAGAAGCCAGTGAGCAACTGATGGCCGGTCCGTATGCGCTGAATGCCGACTACAAGACCACCTACAATTCAATAGACCTGGCCGGCAACACGGAAGTAATGCTGTATAAAAAGTACCTGCCCGGATACCTCACGCACTCACTGATCGGTTATCTCACCAGCAGTACGCCCATGTCTGGTCCCAACAAATCCGCCATCGATGCCTATCTCTGCTCAGACGGATTACCCATCGGTCTGTCTCCTTTATACAAAGGTGATGACAACCTCGCGAACACCCGGACCAACAGGGACTACCGCCTGCAGGAAACGATTGATACCGTACTCTGTTACATCGGCAATCTCGTAAGCGGCAGAACCAGCAGCACCGGTTATCGCCCGGCTAAATTCCTGCAACCTGCGGTAGCCAATGCATTGGCGCCATACAACGATACCGATGCACCCATCTTCTGGCTGGCAGAAGTGTTGCTGAACTACGCAGAAGCCTCCGCTGAACTGAATGATATGGGTCAGTATGCCTTTGCACAGGGTGATCTGGACAAATCCATCAACCTGCTCCGCGTTCGTGCAAAACTGCCTCCCCTCCAATACCAGGGCGCACAACAGGTAGCTGTAAATGGTGCGGTGTACGTAGATCCGAAAAAAGATGCAGCCGTTCCCTCCCTCATCTGGGAAATCAGAAGGGAAAGAAGAACAGAGCTTATGTTCGACGGTTTCCGTTTCCAGGACCTGATGCGCTGGGCCAAAGGCAGCTACATGAATACCACCAATCCTGATATTTCAAGAGGCGCCAAAGTACCGGATAACGGAGCTGTCATCAGAGATGCAGATGGTTATATCACGCCATACACACCAGCTACCAACAACCGTACTTTTGCAGATCCTAAAAATTACCTGCAACCCGTACCCAGCGGACAGATTTCACTCTATCCCGGCGGCAACCTGGCGCAGAATCCGGAATGGTAG